One genomic segment of Flagellimonas marinaquae includes these proteins:
- the rpsN gene encoding 30S ribosomal protein S14 produces the protein MAKESMKARERKRAKMVEKYAEKRKALKEAGDYEALQKLPKNASPVRMRNRCKLTGRPRGYMRTFGISRVMFREMANKGLIPGVKKASW, from the coding sequence ATGGCCAAGGAATCAATGAAAGCCCGCGAGAGAAAAAGGGCTAAAATGGTAGAAAAATACGCCGAGAAAAGAAAGGCTCTAAAAGAAGCGGGAGATTATGAGGCTTTGCAAAAGTTGCCAAAGAATGCTTCTCCTGTTCGTATGAGAAACCGTTGTAAACTAACTGGTAGACCACGTGGTTACATGAGAACCTTCGGTATATCTAGGGTTATGTTCAGGGAAATGGCCAATAAAGGTCTAATTCCAGGAGTTAAAAAGGCAAGTTGGTAA
- the rpsH gene encoding 30S ribosomal protein S8 produces MLTDPISDYLTRLRNANKAGHRVVDIPGSNLKRQITKILFDQGYILSYKFEDNKVQGNIKIALKYDKLTKEPIIKKLQRVSKPGLRKYSGSNDLPRVLNGLGIAIVSTSHGVMTSKQAQQENVGGEVLCYVY; encoded by the coding sequence ATGCTTACAGATCCAATTTCAGATTATTTGACCAGATTGAGAAATGCCAACAAGGCAGGTCATAGGGTTGTAGATATCCCAGGTTCCAATCTAAAGAGACAGATTACCAAAATATTGTTCGATCAAGGATATATTTTGAGCTATAAGTTCGAGGACAATAAAGTACAAGGGAACATTAAAATAGCCCTTAAGTACGACAAGTTGACCAAAGAACCCATCATAAAAAAATTGCAGAGGGTAAGTAAGCCCGGTCTGCGAAAGTATTCAGGCTCTAACGATTTACCTAGAGTTCTGAACGGATTGGGAATTGCCATTGTATCAACATCACATGGTGTTATGACAAGCAAGCAGGCCCAACAGGAGAACGTAGGTGGTGAAGTATTGTGCTACGTATATTAA
- the rplN gene encoding 50S ribosomal protein L14 — translation MVQQESRLRVADNTGAKEVLTIRVLGGTKRRYASLGDKIVVTVKEATPNGTVKKGSVSTAVVVRTKKEVRRPDGSYIRFDDNACVLLNPTGEMRGTRVFGPVARELRDRQFMKIVSLAPEVL, via the coding sequence ATGGTACAGCAAGAATCAAGATTAAGAGTTGCGGACAATACCGGTGCAAAAGAAGTTTTGACCATCCGCGTACTAGGAGGAACAAAAAGAAGATATGCTTCTTTGGGTGACAAAATTGTTGTTACCGTAAAAGAGGCTACTCCAAACGGTACTGTAAAAAAAGGTTCTGTTTCTACAGCAGTTGTTGTTAGAACCAAGAAAGAAGTGAGAAGGCCTGACGGTTCTTACATCCGTTTCGACGATAACGCATGTGTATTGTTGAACCCAACTGGGGAGATGAGAGGAACTCGTGTATTTGGTCCTGTCGCAAGAGAATTGAGGGACAGACAATTCATGAAGATTGTTTCATTGGCGCCTGAAGTGCTATAA
- the rplR gene encoding 50S ribosomal protein L18 produces MGLSKTERKLRIRRRIRKVSFGTEARPRLSVFRSNKEIYAQLIDDNKGVTLAAASSRDKDVDAKGTKSEVATNVGKAIAEKALKLGVETVAFDRGGNLYHGRVKSLAEGAREAGLKF; encoded by the coding sequence ATGGGATTATCTAAGACTGAAAGAAAATTACGCATCCGAAGAAGAATACGAAAAGTTTCCTTCGGAACTGAAGCAAGACCAAGGTTGTCTGTATTCAGAAGCAATAAAGAAATATACGCCCAGTTGATTGACGACAATAAAGGTGTAACTTTGGCGGCAGCTTCATCCAGGGATAAAGATGTCGATGCCAAGGGAACCAAGTCCGAAGTAGCGACCAACGTGGGTAAGGCCATAGCCGAAAAGGCTCTTAAGCTAGGTGTTGAAACTGTTGCTTTTGATAGGGGAGGAAACCTATATCACGGAAGAGTAAAATCATTGGCTGAAGGAGCTAGGGAAGCCGGACTAAAATTTTAA
- the rplX gene encoding 50S ribosomal protein L24, with product MKLKIKTGDTVKVIAGDHKGSEGKVLKVDREKNKAIVEGINEVSKHEKPSANNPQGGITKKEAPIHISNLSLIDPKSGEATRVGYEVRDGKKVRFSKKSNEVI from the coding sequence ATGAAGTTGAAAATAAAAACAGGGGATACGGTAAAAGTCATTGCGGGAGACCACAAAGGCAGCGAAGGTAAAGTACTTAAAGTAGACCGTGAAAAGAACAAGGCTATCGTAGAAGGCATCAACGAGGTGTCCAAGCACGAAAAGCCAAGTGCGAACAACCCTCAAGGAGGCATAACAAAAAAGGAGGCCCCTATACACATTTCCAATCTTTCCTTGATCGACCCAAAATCTGGCGAGGCAACTCGTGTTGGGTACGAAGTAAGGGACGGGAAAAAAGTAAGGTTTTCCAAAAAATCCAATGAAGTAATTTAG
- the rpsE gene encoding 30S ribosomal protein S5, producing the protein MYQNYKNVETVKPGGLELKDRLVGVQRVTKVTKGGRAFGFSAIVVVGDENGVVGHGLGKSKEVATAIAKAIEDAKKNLVRIPLNKGTLPHEQKGKFGGARVFIKPASHGTGVIAGGAVRAVLEAVGVQDVLSKSQGSSNPHNVVKATFDALLQLRSADTVAKQRGISLEKVFKG; encoded by the coding sequence ATGTACCAGAATTACAAAAACGTAGAAACAGTAAAGCCGGGTGGACTGGAGTTGAAAGACCGTTTGGTTGGAGTACAAAGGGTTACCAAGGTAACAAAAGGTGGTAGAGCCTTTGGTTTTTCAGCAATTGTTGTGGTTGGTGATGAAAACGGAGTAGTAGGACATGGTTTGGGTAAATCCAAAGAAGTAGCAACGGCCATCGCCAAAGCTATCGAGGATGCCAAAAAGAACTTGGTTCGTATTCCATTGAACAAAGGCACGCTGCCTCACGAGCAAAAAGGAAAGTTCGGTGGAGCTAGAGTATTCATTAAGCCTGCATCGCACGGTACCGGGGTAATTGCCGGTGGAGCTGTAAGGGCCGTATTGGAAGCTGTAGGTGTACAGGATGTACTTTCTAAATCCCAAGGTTCTTCCAACCCGCACAACGTTGTAAAAGCTACTTTTGATGCATTGTTGCAACTAAGAAGTGCGGATACCGTTGCAAAACAGAGGGGAATTTCTTTGGAAAAAGTCTTTAAAGGATAA
- the rplF gene encoding 50S ribosomal protein L6 yields the protein MSRIGNSPVNIPDGVTVEVKDSTVTVKGKMGELTQEFSGIDIKVEDGSVVLERASDDKDHKSKHGLYRALINNMVEGVSNGWTKELELVGVGYRASNQGQKLDLALGFSHNIVLDIAPEVKIETISEKGKNPIVKLTSHDKQLVGQVAAKIRSFRKPEPYKGKGVKFVGEQLRRKAGKSA from the coding sequence ATGTCTAGAATAGGTAACAGTCCAGTAAACATTCCTGATGGAGTCACTGTAGAAGTGAAAGATTCCACGGTTACTGTAAAAGGTAAAATGGGTGAGCTTACACAAGAATTTTCGGGAATCGACATCAAAGTCGAGGACGGAAGTGTTGTTTTAGAAAGAGCCTCCGACGACAAAGATCATAAATCAAAACATGGTTTATACCGAGCTCTTATCAATAATATGGTAGAAGGTGTTTCCAATGGATGGACCAAGGAATTGGAACTTGTAGGCGTTGGTTACAGAGCCAGCAACCAAGGACAAAAATTGGATTTGGCACTCGGATTCTCTCATAACATTGTTCTGGACATTGCTCCCGAAGTAAAGATCGAGACCATCTCCGAAAAAGGGAAAAACCCTATTGTAAAACTAACATCTCACGACAAGCAATTGGTAGGTCAGGTGGCCGCCAAGATCAGATCTTTCCGTAAGCCAGAACCTTACAAAGGAAAAGGAGTGAAGTTTGTAGGTGAGCAATTAAGAAGAAAAGCAGGTAAATCAGCTTAA
- the rplE gene encoding 50S ribosomal protein L5, with translation MSYIPRLKQEYKERVIKALTEEFGYKNVMQVPKLQKIVVSRGVGAAVSDKKLIDHAVDELTNITGQKAVATLSKKDVATFKLRKGMPIGAKVTLRGERMYEFLDRLITSALPRVRDFSGVKATGFDGRGNYNLGVTEQIIFPEINIDRINRINGMDITFVTSAETDKEAKSLLTELGVPFKKN, from the coding sequence ATGAGTTACATTCCAAGATTAAAGCAAGAATACAAGGAGCGCGTGATCAAGGCGCTGACCGAAGAATTTGGTTACAAAAATGTAATGCAAGTTCCCAAGTTGCAGAAAATAGTGGTTAGCCGAGGAGTAGGTGCTGCTGTTTCCGATAAAAAACTAATCGATCACGCTGTGGACGAGTTGACCAATATTACAGGTCAGAAAGCGGTTGCGACCCTATCCAAAAAGGATGTGGCTACCTTTAAATTAAGAAAAGGTATGCCGATCGGGGCCAAAGTAACCCTTAGAGGAGAACGCATGTACGAATTTTTGGATAGATTGATCACAAGTGCCCTTCCAAGGGTGCGTGATTTCTCTGGAGTTAAAGCCACAGGTTTCGACGGTAGAGGTAACTACAATTTGGGAGTTACCGAGCAAATCATCTTTCCAGAAATCAATATCGACAGAATTAACAGGATCAATGGGATGGACATCACGTTTGTGACCTCCGCTGAAACTGATAAAGAAGCAAAATCATTGTTAACCGAACTGGGAGTACCCTTTAAAAAGAACTAG
- the rpsQ gene encoding 30S ribosomal protein S17, whose translation MENRNLRKERIGVVTSNKMEKSIVVSEVKRVKHPMYGKFVLKTKKYVAHDEKNDCNEGDTVKIMETRPLSKTKCWRLVEILERAK comes from the coding sequence ATTTAAGAAAAGAAAGAATAGGCGTTGTTACCAGCAACAAAATGGAGAAATCGATAGTGGTTTCTGAGGTAAAAAGAGTGAAGCACCCCATGTACGGGAAGTTCGTTCTGAAGACCAAAAAATATGTTGCGCACGACGAGAAGAACGATTGCAACGAAGGTGATACCGTTAAAATAATGGAAACACGACCATTGAGCAAAACAAAATGCTGGAGGTTGGTAGAAATCCTAGAAAGAGCTAAATAA